A window from Rhinolophus sinicus isolate RSC01 linkage group LG01, ASM3656204v1, whole genome shotgun sequence encodes these proteins:
- the MSANTD5 gene encoding LOW QUALITY PROTEIN: putative uncharacterized protein MSANTD5 (The sequence of the model RefSeq protein was modified relative to this genomic sequence to represent the inferred CDS: inserted 2 bases in 2 codons; substituted 1 base at 1 genomic stop codon) has protein sequence MGIEARKSSFLEEWQFLECAEMSKKNHIRLKAIAQGLKHRDIKMRXQQCLQLLIQLKDFYPTIHEANQRPRREPCPXPYGEALHRFLGYRGEDSVFSGSACVLVANHPPEYQLRPVPIAFPLGRCCAPHTPHVISMGEPQVPGWKPXNINSLLRNTIQMSKFEELIDFIKGFMN, from the exons ATGGGGAT AGAGGCCAGGAAATCTAGTTTCCTAGAAGAATGGCAATTCCTTGAATGTGCAGAGATGAGCAAGAAGAATCACATACGGTTAAAAGCAATTGCTCAGGGTCTCAAACATAGAGACATAAAAATGA GGCAACAATGTCTCCAGTTGCTCATACAGCTGAAGGATTTCTACCCTACTATTCATGAGGCCAACCAGAGGCCAAGAAGGGAACCCTGTC ATCCCTACGGAGAAGCCCTTCACAGGTTCCTGGGATACAGAGGAGAGGACAGTGTCTTCTCAGGTTCTGCCTGTGTACTTGTGGCCAACCACCCACCTGAGTACCAGCTCAGGCCTGTGCCAATCGCATTCCCTTTGGGGAGATgctgtgccccccacaccccacatgTGATCTCCATGGGGGAGCCTCAGGTACCAGGATGGAAACCCTAGAACATAAACAGTCTGTTAAGAAACACAATTCAAATGAGTAAATTTGAAGAGCTAATTGACTTTATTAAAGGATTCATGAATTAG